The window AAGTTTCATACCGATGAGCCCTCCTTCCGGCGCCCGGCGAGAGATCATCCTCGCCTCAACTTCTCCCCGCCGCAGAGAGATCCTCTCCCTTCTCGGCCTCCCCTTTCGAATCGTCCCTCCCGATTTCGAGGAGATCCTCAGCGAAGGGCGGTCTATTGCCGAAGAGGTGACTGCGTTTGCCGAAGGGAAGGCCCGTTCGGTCGTCAAAGAATTTCCGGAAGGGGTCATTATCGGGAGCGACACCCTGATTGAGTGTGAAGGGGAAAAGGTCGGAAAGCCGCGCGACCCGGAGGATGCCAAGCGGATTTTGCGCCGGTTAAGCGGCCGCTCTCATCGAATTTGGACGGCGGTCTCCTTGATCGATCCGCATCAGCCCCCTACTGAAACGAGCGTAGAGACCATCCGGGTCTTGATGAAGCCTATCGCTGAGGATGAGATCGACCGTTATGTCGCGACCGGTGAGCCGCTCGATAAGGCCGGGGCCTATTCTCTTCAGGGGGAAGGACGGCGCTTTATCGAACGGCTGGAGGGGGACTATTTGGCGGCCGTCGGACTTACCCTCAAACCGATCGTTTCCTTTCTCCGAAGGCATGCGATTGCCGTCCCGCTCGACCTGGAACGGCTCTATCGTGAAAGGGATTTCCTCAACTGGAATACGTTTTAGAGGGGGGGTGCAAATCGGAAAATTCTGTGTTATATTCACGGTTGAGGAGAGGCGACACACCTTTCCGAGTCCCCAACGCCTTGGGGGCGGCCTTCCGGGCGGCGATCGGCGCGACGATTCGGAGGGGGGCAAGGTCTGGGCCTTGCCGCAACGTTCCACGCCGGCGGAAGGAGGTGGTCCAGTGGGCAGTACGAACCCTACGGCAAGTGAGGTGGCGGCGTCCTGATTGACGCGTCACAGTACTAGGTAGATGCTAGGGACGCACGTCCCCGGCGCCACCGAAACCCGGAAGCGCGGTTGCTGTAGCCGCTTTGAGATCGAAAGATCGCTTCCGGGTTTTTATTTTTAAGCCCATACCGCTCCCCCCTTCTTCAGCCTTAAAATCAGTTGAAAATTGTTGATGCCAAAGGGGGGTCTCTCTGTGTATAATGGCAGATACAAACAGTTTAAGGAGACCCAAAATGTCTGAAGAAAAGGGAAAATCCGAAAAGAAACAGGACGAGACGCAAGACAAGAAAAAGGAAGAGAAAAAGAAAGAAACCACCCACATCCCCCTTCGCTTTATCCGTAACAATAACGAAGAGCTCGAGGAAGATATGAAGGAAATCTTCGATGAGGATAAGGTGACCCACCGCCAGGGATCGAGCGAGCCCGAAGCCGACTAAATACATCCCCTCTGGAACGCCGAAGTCACCTATCTACTCTAATTATCTCTATTTATCTATTTATTTTTTTATTGCAACGGATCTTATCCTAAGCCCCCTTCTCCCCTACCCCTTGTTTGCTTTAAGCTTTATTTGCTACGATTAAATTACAAATAATTAAAGCGGATCTTTTCGAATTTCGGCAGGCGTTCGCATTTTCCTTCCGGTTTTGTCGGACTTGTCCGAATACCCCGCGGGTCAGTTTTAGCCCGGAAGGGCAGCGCACCCTGAAAGCTTGATGAGGTATAGAAATGATGGTAGAGAGGAGATTCTCTAATAACTCAGCCAGAGTAGCGATATCGTCCCTGCTCTTTTTACTGCTGTTTTGGACGACAGCGGCCTCGGCGCAGAGTGCCAATCCCCCGCCGACACAAACTCCACCCTCTTCCGTGGAAAACAGCACCCCGGGAGAAGGGATGGAAGGAAGCGCCCCCGCTGAACCTCCCCAGAGAAGTCGGGTCGACGGCTGGTTAAATCGTTCCGGCTCCGGACTTTTCATTTCACTGACCCCCTTTGCCACGGGGGTCACCCTGTTGGTTCTTTTGCTTATTATTTTACTGCCCTTTCTCATTCGGGCGGCATACAAAGGAGGGACGAGAGGCTATTTTAAAACCGTCCACACAGGACAGAGGAGGGTCGCATGATCTCAGGGAGAGAGTTAATCGGAATGCCGATTTTTTCCTTGGATCGCGGAGAAGAAATCGGGGAGGTCGAAAATCTGATCTTCGATCCGGATCAGAGAAAAGTAGTCGGGTTTGTTCTGGAAGAGGGGGGTCTTTTTCGATCCCCCGAGGTGATCCCCTTTGAAAGCATTGAGAGCATCGGCCCGGATGCGATTGTGTTAAAACGAAGCGCGTCCTTAGAAGCGCCCTCCGATGAGATCGATCCGAAACAGATCAAAAAAGAGGGTTTTAACTTGACGGGACGAAGGGTGATTTCCAACCGCGGACACGAGATCGGAACGGTGTACGATTTGGAGATCAGTGAATCGACCGGCGGCGTAACCGGAATTGAAGTAAGACGCGGCCTCTTCCAAGATACGGCCGAAGGGAAGAAACGGATCGATTTCGAATATATTGAGCAGATCGGAAAAGACGCCATCATCGTATCCGAGGCGGCCCTGGAGGCCCTTGCCGCCCAGAGAGGGGGACTCACGAAGACCTACGAGAACATGAAAGAGTCTGGGGCCTCCACTTATCGGAGCGTAAAAGAGTCGAGCGTCGAATCATTGGAAAGAGTCCGGGGCAGATCGGGAACCTTCGGCGCCACCGCACGAGAGAAGAAGGAATCGTGGGGAAAAAACGCTCAGGAGCGGATGGAAGAGATGCGGGAGCGGAGTCGATCCGGCCTCGACCGAGGGAAAAGCGAAGCATCGCGCTTTTGGGAGAACTTACGGACCGGTTTCGACCGCTTTCGGAGAAAGGCAGAGGACTATTTTAATTGGCTCCATAACCGGTTCCTGCAACGCCGCATCGATCAGGCGATCGGACGCCGGGTCAGCCGAACCATTTTAGATCCCTCTGACGATGTGATCCTCAACCAGGGAGAGATGATCACATACATCGCAATTCGACGGGCGAAGGAAGCAGGCGTTTTGGAAATTCTGCTCGATTCGGTCGTGAAAGAAAACATTTTCGCGCTCCGCCGTAAAGAGACCCAATCGGCCGCCGAGGAGATCTTCGCGAAGCGGCCTCCGCCGCCTGCGCAGACGGATGAACGGCTCCAGAAGAGCGCTTAATTCAAGGAAGGAGTTACAAATGGTATACGTATTGGCTTGGTTATTGGGGGTTCCGTTGAGCCTGATCCTGATTTGGCTGCTGCTGACAACCGTCTTCTAAGGAACTCGACCCGAAACGAAAGAGGCGGGCCGCGGCCCGCCTCTTTTTTTGCCGAGCCATTCTACCTATATCACCCACTCTCCGAAAATATATCCGGTGAAGACCGAAACAATCGGCCAGAAAAATCGCTGCATGATGCCGAACGGATCGATGAAGACGAGGACGATCAAAAGCAACATCCCATACGGCTCGATTTGACCGATCAGCCGCGACTGGCGCTCCGGCAAGATACCGACCAAAACACGCCCGCCGTCCAGAGGAGGGATTGGAATCAGATTGAAGACCATCAGAAGGATATTGATCGTGACCGAAAACCGAAGCATCAGAAGGAGGGGAACAAAAAACGCCGAGAGAAGCCCGTCGGAACTCCCGAAGTTTCCAACCCCGCCGAAGGCGGAAAGTTGGGGATAGATCAGGAGGATGGCCCGGTACAACACGCCGCTGATAACGGCCAGCAGCAGGTTCATTCCCGGACCGGCCGCCGCCACCCAGGCCATGTCGTGCTTCGGACGGCGGAGATTGAGGGGATTGACCGGAACCGGTTTGGCATAGCCGAAGATGAACCCGGTGGTCATAAACATAAGAAGCGGAATGATAATGGTTCCGAACAGGTCGGTATGAACCCAGGGATTCAGGGTGATCCGCCCCAGCATCCGGGCGGTCGAATCCCCTTTCTTATCGGCCACCCAGGCATGCGCAGCCTCATGCAGCGTCACCGCGAAGAGAAGCGGCAAGACCATAATCGCAATTTGCTGAATCGTTTGATTCAATACTTTAGTCCTTTTCCGTCCGGACTTCGACGAGCACCTCGTCCGGATTCACCCGATCTCCTTCTGAAACGTAGATCTCCTTGACCACCCCCGCGATCGGGGTGTGAACTTCGCTCTGCATCTTCATCGCTTCCACGATCAAGATCGTCTGCCCCGCTTTGACCTTCTCACCCAATTGAACCTTGATGCCGACCACCGCGCCGGGCATCGGCGTGGTCACATCCCCTTCATGGGCCGCCTTGGGCCGGGTCGATCGTCCCCCCGCTTTTGCATCGATCCTTCCCTCGGCGCTGGGAACCACCTCCAGGAGCGACTCGACCATCACCTCTTCGAGCAGCCCGTCGACATAAAGGAAATACGGCCGCCCCCCTTCCCCCGGATGCCCCATCCCGCCCACCTTCACATGAAACGTCTCCCCATGGACCTTGACATTGAATTCGCTGGGGGTGAGGAGAGGGGACGGGGGAGGCGGTATCGATTCGGTTTCCTTCTCGTTGGAAGGCGCTTCAAGCTTACTGCTAGGATCGTTCTTCTTGGCAAAAAAGTCAAGTGCGACCTTAGGAAAAAGGGTATAGGTGATAAGATCTTCGACGCCTTGAGAGATATCTTTGAGCTCCGCTTGGGAGCGGCTCAACTCCGGCTCGATCAAGTCGGCGGGGCGCCCCGTCACCACCTCTTCATCGCCGATCGCCCGTTTGCGGACCTCTTCATTAATTTCTCCCGACGGCTTTCCATAAAGTCCCTTCAAGTAATTTTTCGTCTCCGTGGTAATGACTTTATAGCGCTCCCCGGTCAGGACATTCAACGTCGCCTGCGTCCCGACGATCTGGCTGGTCGGGGTCACCAGCGGCGGATAGCCGAAATCCTTCCGAACCTTGGGGACCTCTTCCAACACTTCTTTCATTCGGTCGAGCGCCTTTTGCTCGGAGAGCTGGAGGGCGAGGTTGGACAACATCCCTCCCGGAACCTGGTAAATCATGACATGCGGATCGACGCCGGTGTAATCCGATTCGAAAGCCTTATATTTCTTCCGCACC of the Candidatus Manganitrophus noduliformans genome contains:
- the oadA gene encoding sodium-extruding oxaloacetate decarboxylase subunit alpha is translated as MAPNSKPKQKPKPIRIMDTTLRDGHQSLIATRLRTEDMLPIASKIDQVGYAAVEMWGGATFDAAIRYLREDPWERIRQLKKLMPRTPFQMLLRGQNLVGYRHYADDVVERFIERAIGNGINILRIFDALNDLRNLKTAFKATSKYGGKIEGSFCYTISPFHSNGLFVDMAKRLEDMGSDAICIKDMAGLLSPYAAFDLIGKMKREVGVPIHLHSHDTGAMALSTCLKAIEAGVDIIDTAISSLASGTSQPPVETIVHVLRGSEHDPGLDLNLLAEIADYFKAVRKKYKAFESDYTGVDPHVMIYQVPGGMLSNLALQLSEQKALDRMKEVLEEVPKVRKDFGYPPLVTPTSQIVGTQATLNVLTGERYKVITTETKNYLKGLYGKPSGEINEEVRKRAIGDEEVVTGRPADLIEPELSRSQAELKDISQGVEDLITYTLFPKVALDFFAKKNDPSSKLEAPSNEKETESIPPPPSPLLTPSEFNVKVHGETFHVKVGGMGHPGEGGRPYFLYVDGLLEEVMVESLLEVVPSAEGRIDAKAGGRSTRPKAAHEGDVTTPMPGAVVGIKVQLGEKVKAGQTILIVEAMKMQSEVHTPIAGVVKEIYVSEGDRVNPDEVLVEVRTEKD
- a CDS encoding Maf family protein, coding for MSPPSGARREIILASTSPRRREILSLLGLPFRIVPPDFEEILSEGRSIAEEVTAFAEGKARSVVKEFPEGVIIGSDTLIECEGEKVGKPRDPEDAKRILRRLSGRSHRIWTAVSLIDPHQPPTETSVETIRVLMKPIAEDEIDRYVATGEPLDKAGAYSLQGEGRRFIERLEGDYLAAVGLTLKPIVSFLRRHAIAVPLDLERLYRERDFLNWNTF
- a CDS encoding PRC-barrel domain-containing protein gives rise to the protein MISGRELIGMPIFSLDRGEEIGEVENLIFDPDQRKVVGFVLEEGGLFRSPEVIPFESIESIGPDAIVLKRSASLEAPSDEIDPKQIKKEGFNLTGRRVISNRGHEIGTVYDLEISESTGGVTGIEVRRGLFQDTAEGKKRIDFEYIEQIGKDAIIVSEAALEALAAQRGGLTKTYENMKESGASTYRSVKESSVESLERVRGRSGTFGATAREKKESWGKNAQERMEEMRERSRSGLDRGKSEASRFWENLRTGFDRFRRKAEDYFNWLHNRFLQRRIDQAIGRRVSRTILDPSDDVILNQGEMITYIAIRRAKEAGVLEILLDSVVKENIFALRRKETQSAAEEIFAKRPPPPAQTDERLQKSA
- a CDS encoding site-2 protease family protein, producing the protein MNQTIQQIAIMVLPLLFAVTLHEAAHAWVADKKGDSTARMLGRITLNPWVHTDLFGTIIIPLLMFMTTGFIFGYAKPVPVNPLNLRRPKHDMAWVAAAGPGMNLLLAVISGVLYRAILLIYPQLSAFGGVGNFGSSDGLLSAFFVPLLLMLRFSVTINILLMVFNLIPIPPLDGGRVLVGILPERQSRLIGQIEPYGMLLLIVLVFIDPFGIMQRFFWPIVSVFTGYIFGEWVI